In one window of Phycisphaerales bacterium DNA:
- a CDS encoding GC-type dockerin domain-anchored protein: MIRGAIPPQARILAACGLAVGVGATHPVLGQSDPLAEPFGSRFELETLLPSEGGDGSLGVVFDGVSRLDSTGQAVAIVGDINGDGLADLLIAAPWADFGPGDDAGSIYVVFGRREPWQALLNPSMLDGRVGFRIDGPEGGARAGWSVAGAGDANGDGIDDILIGGPYIQNQNGAAFLIFGRPASEPWPAVLSLAGLRSNEGTRLIGWRDGPFADSFAGRSVSGGGDINGDGLDDIVVGTNRNAACIVYGPVPGGTIDLRTLAPPLGFRASAPDDNPGLTVAIASDINGDGLDDLLLGSPSSLGREYCYTTYSCSTFKSGRAFVLLGRDAASDPFSNPEILVPGLASGTIRMSTGAFDARLGSALAGAGDINGDGFADFVVGSPGTSNDPYGSPFPSVDDGEAHVVFGRPRGAFPPEYDLKTLDGGDGLVLRFGSYDRAARSVAAAGDINNDGIDDLMVSRDSGGGPGVAHVIFGRTTGFPAVLRPGTGDGVLLIGINDGDRTGFAVGGGGDVNGDGVPDMLVGAVGADLPGQASAGRAFIVFGRGVCGADLDGDGALTLFDFLAFQNLFDAGSPRADFDGDGALTIFDFLAFQNAFDAGCD; encoded by the coding sequence ATGATCCGTGGAGCGATTCCACCCCAGGCACGCATCCTGGCCGCGTGCGGACTGGCCGTCGGCGTTGGCGCCACGCACCCCGTGCTGGGGCAAAGCGACCCGCTGGCCGAGCCGTTCGGGTCGAGGTTCGAGTTGGAGACGCTGCTGCCCAGTGAAGGCGGCGATGGCTCGCTGGGCGTGGTCTTCGATGGCGTATCGCGGCTGGACTCCACCGGACAGGCGGTGGCCATTGTCGGTGACATCAACGGCGATGGTCTTGCCGACCTGCTCATCGCCGCGCCGTGGGCCGACTTCGGCCCGGGCGACGATGCGGGCTCTATCTACGTTGTGTTCGGACGTCGCGAGCCTTGGCAGGCGTTGCTGAACCCTTCCATGCTCGACGGCCGGGTCGGCTTCCGGATCGATGGGCCCGAAGGCGGGGCGAGAGCCGGTTGGAGCGTTGCTGGGGCGGGCGACGCAAACGGCGATGGCATCGACGATATCCTGATCGGCGGCCCCTACATCCAGAACCAGAACGGAGCCGCGTTTCTCATCTTCGGCCGACCGGCGAGCGAGCCGTGGCCTGCGGTCCTGTCCCTGGCGGGGCTCCGCTCGAACGAGGGCACGCGCCTGATTGGCTGGAGGGACGGCCCGTTCGCGGATTCGTTCGCGGGACGATCGGTGAGCGGCGGTGGCGACATCAACGGCGATGGGCTGGACGACATCGTCGTCGGCACCAACCGCAATGCCGCGTGCATCGTGTACGGCCCCGTGCCGGGGGGCACCATCGACCTGCGCACCCTGGCGCCGCCGCTTGGATTCCGGGCGAGCGCCCCGGACGATAATCCGGGCCTCACCGTGGCCATCGCGAGTGATATCAACGGCGACGGCCTTGACGACCTGCTCCTCGGCTCGCCGAGTTCGCTCGGTCGCGAGTACTGCTACACGACTTACAGTTGCTCCACGTTCAAGTCGGGGCGGGCGTTCGTGCTGCTGGGGCGTGACGCCGCGTCGGATCCGTTCTCGAACCCCGAGATCCTCGTGCCCGGTCTCGCCTCGGGCACTATCCGGATGAGCACGGGCGCATTCGACGCGAGGCTCGGCAGCGCTCTGGCGGGCGCGGGCGACATCAACGGCGACGGGTTCGCCGACTTCGTTGTCGGCTCGCCGGGCACCTCGAATGATCCATACGGCAGTCCCTTCCCCTCGGTCGACGACGGCGAGGCCCACGTCGTCTTCGGAAGACCTCGCGGCGCATTTCCGCCCGAGTACGATCTCAAGACGCTTGACGGCGGCGATGGGCTGGTGCTGCGATTCGGCTCGTACGACCGCGCGGCCCGATCCGTTGCCGCCGCCGGCGACATCAACAACGACGGGATTGACGACCTCATGGTCAGCCGCGATAGCGGCGGTGGGCCGGGAGTAGCCCACGTCATCTTTGGCCGGACCACGGGCTTCCCGGCGGTGCTGCGTCCGGGCACTGGCGACGGCGTGCTGCTGATCGGAATCAATGATGGGGATCGGACCGGATTCGCCGTCGGCGGTGGCGGCGACGTGAACGGGGACGGCGTGCCCGACATGCTCGTGGGTGCCGTCGGCGCAGACCTTCCTGGCCAGGCCTCCGCCGGCCGCGCGTTCATCGTCTTCGGTCGCGGCGTCTGCGGCGCCGACCTCGACGGCGATGGGGCCTTGACCCTGTTCGACTTCCTGGCCTTCCAGAATCTGTTCGACGCCGGCAGCCCGCGGGCCGACTTCGATGGCGACGGCGCGCTGACCATCTTCGACTTCCTCGCCTTCCAGAATGCGTTCGACGCGGGGTGTGATTAG
- a CDS encoding NADH-quinone oxidoreductase subunit D: MPYTMRPDQGYDLDVESTGYLQDRPDTGDRWTLNFGPQHPATHTTLRLVLELDGERIARCTPHIGYLHSGFEKLGEALDYNQYVTIVSRMNYLSPVSNDIAWHGAVESMFGIEITPRCKVIRTILAELGRIQDHLLCVGAAALDLGAITGFLYSFNPREKIYDIMDFVSGQRYHPDWTRVGGAMQDLPDQEVFQRMVKAFCHDDCLVAIKDLETLVERNRIFMDRTRGIGILSKEDAIGWSISGPMARASGVARDLRKDSPYLCYADNWDGQGANPVRFQVPVADQGDVYTRFLVRIEEIKQSVKIIDQLIDDIPGGSINAFTDSKMVKPPKSEVYGSIEGLIQHFELIMSNRGWKPPVAEHYAAQETANGELGYFIVSDGGPRPWRVRTRPPTFMNYQIMALMTEGHMLADIVGILGSINVVAAELDR, translated from the coding sequence ATGCCGTACACCATGCGACCGGACCAGGGCTACGACCTCGACGTGGAGTCGACCGGCTACCTCCAGGACCGCCCCGACACCGGCGACCGCTGGACGCTCAACTTCGGCCCCCAGCACCCGGCCACCCACACCACGCTCCGCCTGGTCCTCGAGCTCGACGGCGAGCGCATCGCCCGCTGCACGCCCCACATCGGCTACCTGCACAGCGGCTTCGAGAAGCTGGGCGAGGCGCTCGACTACAACCAGTACGTCACCATCGTCAGCCGCATGAACTACCTGTCGCCGGTCTCCAACGACATCGCCTGGCACGGCGCGGTCGAGAGCATGTTCGGCATCGAGATCACCCCGCGCTGCAAGGTCATCCGCACGATTCTCGCAGAACTCGGCCGCATCCAGGACCACCTCTTGTGCGTCGGGGCCGCCGCCCTTGACTTAGGCGCCATCACCGGCTTCCTCTACAGCTTCAACCCCCGCGAGAAGATCTACGACATCATGGACTTCGTCAGCGGCCAGCGGTACCACCCCGACTGGACCCGCGTGGGCGGGGCGATGCAGGACCTGCCCGACCAGGAGGTCTTCCAGCGCATGGTCAAGGCCTTCTGCCACGACGACTGCCTGGTTGCCATCAAGGACCTGGAAACCCTCGTCGAGCGCAACCGCATCTTCATGGACCGCACCCGCGGCATCGGCATCCTCAGCAAGGAAGACGCCATCGGCTGGTCGATCAGCGGCCCCATGGCCCGCGCCTCGGGCGTCGCCCGCGACCTGCGCAAGGACAGCCCCTACCTCTGCTACGCCGACAACTGGGACGGCCAGGGCGCCAACCCGGTCCGCTTCCAGGTGCCCGTCGCCGACCAGGGGGACGTCTACACCCGCTTCCTCGTGCGCATCGAGGAGATCAAGCAAAGCGTCAAGATCATCGACCAGCTCATCGACGACATCCCCGGCGGCTCGATCAACGCCTTCACCGACTCGAAGATGGTCAAGCCGCCCAAGAGCGAGGTCTACGGCTCGATCGAAGGCCTGATCCAACACTTCGAGCTCATCATGAGCAACCGGGGGTGGAAGCCCCCCGTCGCCGAGCACTACGCCGCGCAAGAGACCGCCAACGGCGAGCTTGGCTACTTCATCGTCAGCGACGGCGGCCCCCGCCCCTGGCGCGTCCGCACCCGCCCGCCCACCTTCATGAACTACCAGATCATGGCCCTGATGACCGAGGGGCACATGCTGGCGGACATCGTGGGGATCCTGGGGTCGATCAACGTGGTGGCGGCGGAGTTGGATCGGTAG
- a CDS encoding glycosyltransferase, with protein sequence MRICLVSREIAPFWGAGIGVYVSLMARAWARAGHEVHVLTEAHQGLLEEGPKTHPGVRFHAVDTQAGQCALDGYRCPLERHAMAVHEKLGELHARERFDYVEFPDFGGEGWLALKARRTLGAYDGAVMAIRLHTPLADCIELNADAMLDRETALILAIEAQAMRDADALISPCTSLLEKVRARYGPDVAEDRTSGFVVPYAFDMASVEELGKGVAEQYERPTVLFYGRAERRKGVHLLVPAAQQLMDEGLDFDVRFIGGDTLTGPACGSMRRHLEKLASRAHADRFRFDPPRPRAELGPAIRGATACCFPSLWENYPNVCLEALALGKLVVGSNAGGMSEQIEDGVSGLLFESGSIESLKDALRRAITDDALREKVKTTAPERVATLCDPARIVEQTSSAIETARERMARTTEFTEATAASNGSTTPDASIIIPFYNMARWLPQTLESARAQTHANTEIIVVDDGSTDPASIAMIDQLERDALVRVVRKRNGGLGDARNAGITQARAKYVVPLDADDLLDPTFVAKTLHAARQPSKSSRPLAMVTSMVAAFPDPPGTHMDAPWVWLPLGLERDMLPAANVCSCCVALIDKDAIAAVGGYDAWLTSYEDWDFYCALASRGYRCEIIPERLIYYRQRQESMRHEIGEPNLVRFRALITQRHPDLAEHPDVALRILAGELRQHESVYLRNPRYQVADRINEAFKRTPLHRPLKSLVLRTLGVGAMD encoded by the coding sequence ATGCGCATCTGCCTTGTCAGCCGAGAAATCGCCCCCTTCTGGGGCGCCGGCATCGGGGTCTACGTCTCCCTGATGGCCCGCGCCTGGGCCCGGGCGGGCCACGAGGTCCACGTGCTCACCGAGGCCCACCAGGGGCTGCTCGAGGAAGGCCCCAAGACCCATCCGGGCGTCCGCTTCCACGCCGTGGACACCCAGGCCGGCCAGTGCGCCCTGGACGGCTACCGCTGCCCGCTGGAGCGGCACGCGATGGCCGTGCACGAGAAGCTCGGCGAGTTGCACGCCCGCGAGCGCTTCGACTACGTCGAGTTCCCCGACTTCGGCGGCGAGGGCTGGCTGGCCCTCAAAGCCCGGCGGACGCTGGGCGCCTACGACGGGGCGGTGATGGCCATCCGCCTGCACACGCCCCTGGCAGACTGCATCGAGCTGAATGCCGACGCCATGCTCGACCGCGAGACGGCCCTGATCCTGGCCATCGAGGCCCAGGCCATGCGCGACGCCGACGCGCTGATCTCCCCCTGCACCAGCCTGCTCGAGAAGGTCCGCGCCCGCTACGGCCCGGACGTCGCCGAGGACCGCACCTCCGGCTTCGTCGTGCCCTACGCCTTCGACATGGCAAGCGTGGAAGAGCTTGGCAAGGGCGTGGCCGAGCAATACGAGCGTCCGACGGTGCTCTTCTACGGCCGGGCCGAGCGTCGCAAGGGCGTGCACCTGCTCGTCCCCGCCGCCCAGCAATTGATGGACGAGGGGCTGGACTTCGACGTGCGGTTCATCGGCGGCGACACGCTGACCGGGCCGGCCTGCGGCTCGATGCGGCGGCACCTGGAGAAGCTGGCCAGCCGCGCGCACGCCGACCGCTTCCGCTTCGACCCGCCCCGCCCCCGCGCCGAGCTTGGCCCGGCCATCCGCGGCGCCACGGCCTGCTGCTTCCCCTCGCTGTGGGAGAACTATCCGAACGTGTGCCTGGAGGCCCTGGCGCTCGGCAAGCTGGTGGTGGGGAGCAACGCCGGCGGCATGAGCGAGCAGATCGAGGACGGCGTCAGCGGGCTGTTGTTCGAAAGCGGCAGCATCGAGAGCCTGAAGGACGCCCTCCGACGGGCCATTACCGACGATGCGCTGCGGGAGAAGGTCAAGACGACCGCTCCAGAGCGCGTCGCGACCCTGTGCGACCCGGCCCGCATCGTCGAGCAGACCAGTTCGGCGATCGAGACCGCCCGTGAGCGGATGGCCAGGACGACCGAGTTTACCGAAGCAACGGCCGCCAGCAACGGCTCGACTACGCCCGATGCCTCGATCATCATCCCCTTCTACAACATGGCTCGCTGGCTGCCCCAGACCCTCGAGAGTGCCAGGGCCCAGACGCACGCCAACACCGAGATCATCGTGGTCGACGATGGTTCGACCGACCCGGCCAGCATCGCGATGATCGACCAGCTCGAGCGCGACGCGTTGGTCCGCGTGGTCCGCAAGCGCAACGGCGGGCTGGGCGACGCCCGCAACGCCGGCATTACCCAGGCGCGCGCCAAGTACGTCGTGCCGCTGGATGCCGACGACCTGCTCGACCCCACGTTCGTGGCCAAGACGCTGCACGCGGCGCGGCAGCCGAGCAAGTCATCGCGCCCGCTGGCGATGGTGACCTCGATGGTCGCGGCGTTCCCCGATCCGCCCGGCACGCACATGGACGCCCCGTGGGTCTGGCTGCCGCTGGGGCTGGAGCGTGACATGCTGCCCGCGGCCAACGTGTGCTCGTGCTGCGTGGCGCTCATCGACAAGGACGCCATCGCGGCCGTGGGGGGCTACGACGCGTGGCTGACCAGCTACGAGGACTGGGACTTCTACTGCGCCCTGGCAAGCAGGGGGTACCGCTGCGAGATCATCCCCGAGCGATTGATCTATTACCGCCAGCGGCAGGAATCGATGCGTCACGAGATCGGCGAGCCGAACCTGGTCCGCTTCCGGGCTCTCATTACCCAGCGACACCCCGATCTGGCCGAGCACCCGGACGTGGCCCTGCGGATCCTGGCCGGCGAGCTGCGCCAGCACGAGTCGGTCTACCTGCGCAATCCGAGGTATCAGGTCGCCGACCGGATCAACGAAGCGTTCAAGCGCACGCCGCTGCACCGCCCGCTGAAGAGTCTGGTGCTTCGCACGCTTGGTGTTGGTGCGATGGATTGA
- the purF gene encoding amidophosphoribosyltransferase gives MPHTAAEARRLSLPVLNNSAAARPSHGLGHDPDDWEKKEKCAVFGIWAGAHGSVRPVHTAYTALYALQHRGQESAGVAISGDAGIAGHTGMGLVPEVFAPRVLATLSDANPRAAIGHNRYSTTGASLATNAQPLVQTTAQGRVAVAHNGNLVNASALRHAFGENGHIFHTSSDTEVIIHLLAAPQQQRTPDPLAATLRRLQGAYSLVILFEDRIEAARDPWGWRPLVLGEMEDGSPVVASETVALDVIGATFVREVQPGEIVTLDDAGVHSRRFAPEASPTALCVFEHVYFASPASDVFGQNVQAFRENLGAALWKEDSVLRDTPADYVMPMPDSGRSAANGYARASGIPYREAIVPNRYVGRTFIKPTQHEREIAVRLKLNVIAELVRGKRVVVVDDSVVRGTTTRLKMRQIYEAGAAEVHLRISCPPIRHPCYFGVDFATRDQLIANGRSVEDIREYLGVDSLHFLSLEGMLGCAMHQPERYCTACWSGDYRIDVAHPTTDQFVEPQQEKMFDMAPAPGANGREA, from the coding sequence ATGCCCCATACCGCCGCCGAAGCTCGCCGTCTGTCACTGCCCGTCCTGAATAATTCCGCTGCGGCGCGCCCCTCCCACGGGCTCGGGCACGACCCCGACGATTGGGAGAAGAAGGAGAAGTGCGCGGTCTTCGGCATCTGGGCCGGGGCCCACGGCAGCGTCCGGCCGGTCCACACCGCATACACGGCCCTGTACGCCCTCCAGCACCGGGGGCAGGAGTCCGCGGGCGTGGCCATCAGTGGCGATGCGGGCATCGCCGGCCATACGGGCATGGGCCTGGTGCCCGAGGTCTTCGCCCCGCGCGTGCTCGCGACGCTGTCCGATGCCAACCCGCGTGCGGCCATCGGACACAACCGATACAGCACCACCGGGGCAAGCCTGGCCACCAATGCCCAGCCGCTGGTGCAGACGACTGCGCAGGGGCGCGTCGCGGTGGCGCACAACGGCAATCTCGTCAACGCGAGCGCCCTGCGGCATGCGTTCGGCGAAAACGGCCACATCTTCCATACTTCCAGCGATACCGAGGTCATCATCCACCTGCTGGCGGCGCCCCAGCAACAGCGCACGCCCGACCCGCTCGCGGCGACGCTCCGGCGGTTGCAGGGCGCGTATTCGCTCGTAATTCTGTTCGAGGACAGGATCGAGGCAGCCCGCGACCCCTGGGGCTGGCGGCCGCTCGTGCTGGGCGAGATGGAGGATGGTTCGCCGGTGGTGGCTAGCGAGACGGTGGCCCTGGACGTCATCGGCGCCACGTTCGTTCGCGAGGTACAGCCGGGCGAGATCGTCACTTTGGACGATGCCGGGGTCCACAGCCGCCGTTTTGCGCCCGAGGCGTCGCCCACGGCGCTGTGCGTCTTCGAACACGTGTACTTTGCCAGTCCTGCCAGCGACGTCTTCGGGCAGAACGTCCAGGCCTTCCGGGAGAACCTGGGCGCCGCCCTGTGGAAAGAAGACTCTGTCCTGCGCGACACGCCCGCCGACTACGTCATGCCGATGCCCGACTCGGGGCGCAGCGCGGCCAACGGATACGCCCGCGCCAGCGGGATTCCGTATCGCGAAGCCATCGTGCCTAACCGCTACGTGGGCCGCACGTTCATCAAGCCGACCCAGCACGAACGAGAGATCGCCGTCCGGCTCAAGCTGAACGTCATCGCCGAGCTCGTACGAGGTAAGCGGGTGGTGGTCGTGGACGACTCGGTCGTCCGAGGAACAACCACGCGGCTGAAGATGCGGCAGATCTACGAGGCCGGCGCCGCCGAGGTGCACCTGCGCATCAGTTGCCCGCCCATCCGCCATCCGTGCTACTTCGGCGTCGACTTTGCCACGCGCGACCAGCTCATCGCCAACGGGCGCAGCGTCGAAGACATCCGCGAGTACCTTGGCGTCGACAGCCTTCATTTCCTCTCGCTCGAAGGCATGCTGGGCTGCGCGATGCATCAGCCCGAGCGATACTGCACGGCATGCTGGAGCGGTGACTATCGCATCGACGTGGCGCACCCAACCACGGATCAGTTCGTCGAGCCGCAGCAGGAGAAGATGTTCGACATGGCTCCAGCCCCAGGAGCCAACGGCCGGGAGGCGTAA
- a CDS encoding DUF4230 domain-containing protein, which yields MGILEILGLVAVTFVAGGLLAAAVLIVWRHRVSRQRKQAEPPKVDQTIVLAERVRSVGRLVGLEVMVKEIATASRGFQWMPPLLLSQAKVAMIFHFEKQYSIDLTRIEHTDIEQIGVNRYRVTLPEIDGLLRLSDVTPYDIQHGRVLGLFDVIPMTAERQTELMAAAQRDAAKLYESKEPKYLAEAKRSVARHLSSLLELFDVKVEVVWADDADEAAEVSLEPATAGSNS from the coding sequence ATGGGCATCCTTGAAATCCTGGGCCTCGTCGCGGTCACGTTCGTCGCTGGTGGTTTGCTTGCTGCGGCCGTGCTGATCGTGTGGCGCCACCGTGTCAGTCGCCAGCGCAAGCAGGCCGAGCCGCCAAAGGTCGATCAGACCATTGTCCTGGCCGAGCGGGTGCGTTCGGTAGGCCGACTCGTCGGGCTGGAGGTCATGGTGAAGGAGATCGCCACGGCTTCCCGCGGATTCCAGTGGATGCCCCCGCTGCTGCTGAGCCAGGCCAAGGTCGCGATGATCTTCCATTTCGAGAAGCAGTATTCGATCGACCTGACCAGAATCGAGCACACCGACATCGAGCAGATCGGCGTCAACCGATATCGCGTCACGCTGCCCGAGATCGACGGCTTGCTCCGCCTCTCGGACGTCACGCCCTACGACATCCAGCACGGCCGCGTGCTCGGCCTGTTCGACGTCATCCCCATGACCGCCGAGCGCCAGACCGAACTCATGGCCGCCGCCCAGCGCGATGCAGCAAAGCTGTACGAGAGTAAGGAGCCCAAGTACCTCGCCGAAGCCAAGCGCAGCGTGGCTCGTCACTTGTCTTCTCTGCTGGAGCTCTTTGACGTGAAGGTCGAAGTGGTCTGGGCCGACGACGCCGACGAAGCTGCGGAAGTGTCGCTGGAGCCCGCCACGGCCGGCTCGAATTCGTAG
- the fliD gene encoding flagellar filament capping protein FliD, whose amino-acid sequence MGGITSGIGLASGLDTASIIQQLLSLEARPKLLAQQRLSNIKVQQSAYLDINSRLQNLRGLVSGLRTQPVFDAKKASSSDESVLTATASAGAAPGSYTFLVDRLVSTEQWLTRGFSSADDVPVGAEAFTFEGAEARLDTDTALADLNGGNGITRGKIRISDGTDSAEIDLSRAATVNEVLDAINEADIDVTASVRGGKFVLTSGSGSGGDISITNVGEAEVAESLGLAAGATVSGAERAGANVYGLSETTALSVLNDGRGVFANQIIGQTADFTISVNGDERDIRLGELYDAGGELIEGKAVTVGDALGRMNDALDGTGVEARINADGDGFELFDSTGTATIEISEGTGLLGSALEDLGFTAGTTVGSVEGEMVLAGMNSTLLSGLRGAAADLGDGVLQVRARDGSVFNVTISDLDTDVNGLLTQLRDQIDPAKITIGLDEMGTGLTFTDVSGGSGNLSIVGSGGASDTAVALGISTGASGVAESAFTGDRIQRQYVGLNTLVSDLNNGDGIGTGKFRIIDSTGKASEIEITSDVKSVADLLRTVNSAIEGDDVSIRINDNGDGFVVEDAAGGASKLLIEDVSGLVASSLRIEGEAEDAGDNRIVGSYETRIEFEADDTLRDVMRKINEAGVGVTASILNEGVGANPFRLSLTGRDAGVAGRTLINTGDFDLGLSQLQEGADAKAFFGSTDPAKAVLFTSSSNTVTDVFEGLTLNLQGASESAVTINVAADRGELETKIDEFVTAFNETLDRIDFQTRYDQETEARGPLLGDSTLLGLKNAMVNTILGPPLNVSGRYTNLSQVGISIGEGGRLELDKEKLQEAIETDPQAVEDLLINREIDQSGGTRTLGEGITVTDPSARETFSSLGVFARIEELSRTYIDSVDGVLTARGRALDNQVQLQEDRISFFDQKLADKRTRLEREFASLETIISNFQAQQAALASLTG is encoded by the coding sequence ATGGGTGGCATCACTTCGGGCATCGGGCTGGCCAGCGGCCTGGATACCGCTTCGATCATCCAGCAGTTGCTTTCTTTAGAGGCCCGGCCGAAGCTGCTGGCCCAGCAGCGGCTGAGCAACATCAAGGTCCAGCAGAGCGCGTACCTGGACATCAACTCCCGTCTGCAGAATCTGCGCGGCCTCGTGAGTGGCCTGCGCACCCAGCCGGTGTTCGATGCCAAGAAGGCTTCCAGCAGCGATGAGTCGGTCTTGACGGCGACCGCGTCGGCCGGCGCGGCGCCCGGCTCGTACACATTCCTGGTCGATCGGCTGGTGAGCACCGAGCAATGGCTGACCCGCGGCTTTTCGTCGGCCGACGACGTGCCGGTCGGGGCAGAGGCCTTTACCTTCGAGGGAGCCGAGGCGCGCCTGGACACGGATACCGCGCTGGCCGACCTGAACGGCGGCAACGGCATCACGCGGGGCAAGATTCGAATCTCGGACGGCACCGATTCCGCGGAGATCGACCTGTCCAGGGCCGCGACCGTGAACGAGGTTCTCGACGCGATCAATGAGGCAGACATCGACGTGACGGCGTCGGTCCGAGGTGGCAAGTTCGTCCTCACGTCCGGGTCCGGCTCGGGCGGCGACATCTCGATCACGAACGTGGGCGAAGCAGAGGTTGCCGAGTCGTTGGGCCTGGCTGCCGGTGCCACCGTGTCGGGCGCCGAGCGAGCGGGCGCCAACGTGTATGGCCTGTCGGAGACGACCGCCCTCTCCGTACTGAACGACGGTCGCGGCGTGTTCGCCAATCAGATCATCGGCCAGACGGCAGACTTCACGATCTCGGTGAATGGTGACGAACGCGACATCCGGCTGGGCGAACTCTACGATGCCGGCGGCGAACTCATCGAGGGCAAGGCCGTCACGGTTGGCGATGCGCTCGGCCGCATGAACGACGCGCTCGACGGAACCGGCGTCGAGGCGCGCATCAATGCCGATGGCGATGGGTTCGAACTGTTCGACTCCACGGGCACCGCCACGATCGAGATCTCGGAAGGCACGGGCCTGCTCGGTAGCGCTTTGGAAGACCTGGGCTTTACCGCGGGCACCACGGTGGGGTCTGTCGAGGGCGAGATGGTGCTCGCGGGGATGAACAGCACCCTGCTCTCGGGGTTGCGCGGGGCTGCGGCCGATCTTGGCGACGGCGTGCTGCAAGTTCGAGCGCGCGATGGCAGCGTCTTCAACGTGACCATCAGCGATCTTGATACCGACGTCAACGGGTTGCTCACGCAACTGCGAGATCAGATCGATCCGGCCAAGATCACGATCGGGCTCGATGAGATGGGCACGGGCCTTACCTTTACCGACGTGTCGGGCGGCTCGGGTAATCTCTCGATCGTGGGTTCGGGAGGCGCGAGCGATACGGCCGTGGCGCTGGGCATCAGTACCGGCGCCAGCGGCGTTGCCGAGAGCGCGTTCACCGGCGATCGCATCCAGCGGCAGTACGTCGGCCTGAACACGCTGGTCTCGGACCTGAACAACGGTGACGGCATCGGCACCGGGAAGTTCCGCATCATCGACTCGACGGGCAAGGCGAGCGAGATCGAGATCACCAGCGACGTCAAGAGTGTTGCCGATCTGCTCCGCACCGTGAACTCGGCCATCGAAGGTGACGACGTCTCGATCCGCATCAACGACAACGGCGATGGATTCGTCGTCGAGGATGCGGCGGGCGGGGCTTCCAAGCTGCTGATCGAGGACGTATCCGGACTCGTGGCCTCCTCGCTGCGCATCGAAGGTGAGGCCGAAGACGCGGGAGACAATCGCATCGTGGGCAGCTACGAAACCCGCATCGAGTTCGAGGCCGACGACACGCTGCGCGACGTGATGCGGAAGATCAACGAGGCCGGCGTCGGCGTGACGGCATCGATCCTCAACGAGGGCGTGGGTGCGAATCCATTCCGCTTGAGCCTGACGGGCCGCGATGCCGGCGTGGCGGGCCGAACGTTGATCAACACGGGCGACTTCGATCTGGGCTTGTCCCAATTGCAGGAGGGCGCTGACGCGAAGGCGTTCTTCGGCTCGACCGACCCGGCCAAGGCGGTGCTGTTCACCAGTTCGTCGAACACCGTGACCGACGTGTTCGAGGGGCTCACGCTGAACTTGCAAGGGGCCAGTGAGTCGGCGGTCACCATCAACGTGGCCGCGGATCGCGGCGAGTTGGAGACCAAGATCGACGAGTTCGTGACGGCGTTCAACGAGACGCTCGATCGCATCGACTTCCAGACCCGCTACGACCAGGAAACCGAGGCCCGCGGGCCATTGCTTGGCGACAGCACGCTACTGGGCCTCAAGAACGCAATGGTCAACACCATCCTCGGCCCTCCGCTGAACGTCTCTGGCCGCTACACCAACCTCAGCCAGGTTGGCATCAGCATCGGCGAGGGTGGCCGGCTGGAACTGGACAAGGAAAAGCTGCAAGAAGCCATCGAGACCGATCCGCAGGCCGTCGAGGATCTGTTGATCAATCGAGAGATTGATCAGTCCGGCGGCACGCGGACCCTGGGCGAAGGCATCACCGTGACGGATCCATCCGCTCGGGAGACTTTCTCGTCGCTGGGCGTGTTCGCCCGGATCGAGGAACTCAGCCGGACATACATCGACTCGGTCGACGGTGTGCTGACGGCCCGGGGGCGAGCGCTTGACAACCAGGTCCAGTTGCAGGAAGATCGCATCTCTTTCTTCGATCAGAAGCTGGCCGACAAGCGCACCCGTCTTGAGCGTGAGTTTGCGTCACTGGAAACCATCATAAGTAATTTCCAGGCCCAACAGGCGGCGCTGGCTTCTTTGACGGGATAG
- the fliS gene encoding flagellar export chaperone FliS codes for MPPESAMSYLRSQVMSASPAELRLLLLDGAIRFGYQGKQGLIDKNFEQSYEGISQCRAIITELAVGVNRQVDPDLCDRVTSVFMFMFGELTQASMEKDPDRVQGVIDLLEFERETWKLAMDRVKQDKAGVPAAQQGAQHQPASSVESQPRSLSVQA; via the coding sequence ATGCCACCTGAATCGGCCATGTCATACTTGCGTTCCCAGGTCATGAGCGCCTCGCCCGCCGAGTTGCGCCTGCTTCTGCTCGACGGCGCCATCCGTTTTGGCTACCAGGGCAAGCAGGGCCTGATCGATAAGAACTTCGAGCAAAGCTACGAGGGCATCAGCCAGTGCCGGGCGATCATCACCGAGTTGGCGGTGGGGGTCAATCGCCAGGTTGACCCGGACCTGTGCGATCGCGTCACCAGCGTTTTCATGTTCATGTTCGGCGAGCTCACGCAGGCAAGCATGGAGAAGGACCCCGATCGAGTACAGGGCGTGATCGACCTGCTCGAATTCGAGCGAGAGACCTGGAAACTGGCGATGGACCGGGTTAAGCAAGACAAGGCCGGCGTACCCGCCGCGCAGCAAGGCGCCCAGCATCAGCCTGCTTCAAGCGTCGAGTCTCAGCCCAGGTCGCTCAGCGTGCAGGCGTAG